In Pseudomonas cannabina, the genomic window CCTTGGGCACGCTGTGTGCGGGTACCACCGAGAATGGCAATCAGCGCACGGCGCTGCAGGTGATGCACATCCGTCATGGCCATACCGGGCAGGTAGGCCAGCACGCCGTGAGCCGCCGTAGGGCTGTCCAGGTGCCCGGCCAGGTAGCACAGGGTGCAAACCGCATGGGAGGCGGTAAACCCTGATCGAGCCCCCTGCCACAGCTTTTGGGTCCACAGTCCGCAGCAAGCGCATTGCTCGCCAGGCATAGCCGTCGGTACCGGCGTTTCAGGATCACCGCTGACATCGAGCATCAGGGGGATATGCGATAGATCAACATCCATAGCTTCGCCTTCTGCAAGCTTCAGAATTGGGTTTCGGAGGGGAGGCCCTGCGATGACCGAAGTCACCGCAGGAGGGTTGGCTTAGCCCACGTCTACAGGCGAGAGGCCGACCTGCGCTTGTGAGCGCTTGATGATTTCAGGCACAACCACCAGGCATACCCCGAACAGGATGGACGCGATGATCGCGCCGATTTTGATCTGCGGGTTGTCTTTCTTGTTCTTGGCCGCGACCAGCCCACCGATCACGAAGATCACACCGGCAAACTGAGCAATGGTCAGTGCAGATTTCTTCAGCGACGTGGCACCTACAGCCGCCGAATCACCCATCCCGGCAATGTCGGCACCGGCAGCACCGGCAAAAGCCAGCACTGGGTTGGCAGCCATAGCTGCCGTCAGGCACTTCAATACGCGTTGACGCAGACCGTCTTTGAAAACAGACAAGCGAACAGCAGCGCACAGCATTACGTCTTTGGACATAACCAACTCCTAGGGATTAATCAGTAGGGTGTAACTATCGAAGATGCGCCGAGGCGCTTTGGCATCCCGATCTGCTTACAGCAGGCCGAGAGATTTTTGCAGGGCGCTAAGCAGGTACGGACTGCATACGCAGAAAACGCCCAGGACAAACTTGAGGGTACCGCTTGAAACATCCTGACTGGCCGATAGGCCCGTATGCCCGTCCTTGAACGAGCGTTTCCAGGACAACATGCCTTGCAGCGCGAACCAGACGCCCAGCATGCGCACCAGACTTAACACGGCATTGGCCGCATCGGCTGCGACACCAAAGGTGCCCACGTCCACGTAGCTGATGGCATCGAAGGTCGCGCCCTGCCAACCAAACTGGCGGGCGGCAGCACCGATCATTTGATCGAGGCCGGCCAGGCCTCCACAGAGCAACAACACAGCGATGACCTTGCCGCCACCTTCCGCATGGCCAGGTGCTTTGCGCGCGGCACTGGCGTGAGTGGCGAGGTAGCTCACAGCGCCAGTGACCGCAAACAAGCTGCCCAGCGTGAAGGCAAAGTTGACGAAGGAAGTCAGCAGGTTGTGGGACAGATTGACCAACATTTGAATCGCGTCAGTACTGCCGTCCATGATTTACCTCATTTGATTGTGCCCGCGCTGGTCAGCACTTCGCGGGCCTGGGGATTGATGCCGGTGACGGTCACCTGGCCCAGTTTCTCGCCGGGACTGACGGCCCAGGTCTTGTCCTGCCAGTACACCCAGGCCATGCCGTTCTGAATGGCTTGCACGCGCATGCCATTCAACGGCGAACGTGTTTTAGCGACTGGCTTGCTGGCCTGCTGTGTCGTGGTCGTCGCGCCGGGTCGCCCTTCAAGGAAGGACAGACGTGCTGACAAGACGCTGTTTTGCGCTTGTGCCTCGGCCAGTTGCTGTTGCAGCGCCTGTTGTGCAACCCCCTGAGTCTTGATCGTTTCGGACAAGCGCTGGATCGCGGTGCGATTCACCTCTGCGTAGGTACGTACCCCGCCGATCATGGCCGCAACCTCGTTCTTGAACTGGCCCAAATCAGACTCGGCAGCGGCTGCAACAGGGTGGGTACTCGACTGTTCAGCGGGCAAAGGCTGCTGTTCTAAGTCATTTTCAAAGGCCAGGCGATTGACTGACGGGTTTTCTTCGCGGGCAAACAAGTACCAGCCAACCAGTGCCAATAACAGGGCAATGCCGATCAGCCAGGGCAGTGAAAGCCCCATGACGATCGGGCGTTGCCACACGCTACGACTGGGAGCCTGGGTGGGAGCCGGCATTTCAATAGTCGATGCCTTGGGCTCTGCTGGACTGAACTCGCTCATTGTTGACTCTCCTGCAGCTTGCGCTGCGCCTGGATTCTCGTCTGGGTCTGCGCACGCCATTGATCAGGCGTCAGCGGTTGAGCTGGGGACTGCGGTTGTGCCGACATGACGGCCTGAGCGGGAGCCGCAGGTTGCACCGTTTCACCGCTTCGCCCTGGGGCAACGGCATCACCTGCGTATACGCCTCGCATGAACTGAATCGCGACCACCTGCCCCTTGAACACATTGACCTGGGTGGCCGGGGTGCGAGCGGCATCATCCGTCAGCACTTTGGCCGCCTGGCCGGCGGCACCGCCCAGAATGGTACCGGCGACCGCCGTTCCATCCGGCATGCCTGGTCGGGCGGTCTGAGTGGAAAAGCCATTGCTGAGGACCTGAGTATTGGCTTGTGAGTACATGTCGCTGATATTGCCAATGCCGCCCAGTACCGCTGGCAACACAATGCGTGACATGTAGCGGTGGTTTACTTCAGAAGCCACGTTGGCCAACAGGGTGTCGTCCTGAAGCGCATAGGCATCGACTTTGTAATTGACGCCCTTGAAGGCCATTTCAGTGAAGTGGATCACCACACCATCACCGGCCAACCTGGCGCCCTCGGGTGCCTTGAGCACAGCCCCGGCATACGGCCCGGACAGCTTGCCCAGCACCGGCGTGGTGCTGTTGTCCGAGTCCACACCGATATCGATCACGCCAGCCCCGCGCCAGTAGGGCGGCACCACTTCGACAGGTGAATAGGGTTCTGCGGTGCTGTTCATGGAAGCGGTTTTCAGCTTGGCACCTCCCGGCAGGGTTTCACTCCAGCCGTCATAGCCTCCAGCAGAACCAGTGGTCGTATCGCCTGAGCCATTCAAAGCGTTAGTTCCCCCTAAAACATGGGCGAAGACCAGTCCGGACTGCCGCTCTTCGGCTTTTTTTTCAGGATTGATCCGTTCTAGCAATGCCTTCAGACGCGGGTCTTCCTTCTTTTCGGAGTCTTTTGAGTTCTCGTCCTGACGAGTATGGCTACGCCGGGCGGTAGGCTCTGCCTGAGGGGCAGGCTTGGCCTTCGTCACAGGCAGCATCACGCTCGTCTGCTCCATGGGCATACTGGCAATGAAGCTGCTGTTTTCGTTTTTAGCCGTGCTGGCCCCTTCCTCGTTGTATTGCTTGAGCAGATCGCGATAGGCAGGGCTTTCAGTGCTGTGGCTGCGCGAAGCTTGTGCTACTCGACCCAGGTCTACCTTCGATTGCGCCGGCTCAGGCCTGGCCAGCCAGTCCCAAAGGTAATAGGCACCGCCAAAAACGACCACCAATGCGCCTCCAACCAGCGCTGCGGTGAGTTTCATGTCGCGTTTGGCATCGTTTTCGTTTGCCATGATGCTTACTCCAAGGCGACGTTGAGGGCCGCTGTGTGGCCCATGACCGAGAACGAAACATAGGGCGTCACGGGTAATTTCCAGAGATGCGTACCGTCTGCCGACGACAACGTGGATTCGAACTCGTCCCGGATATCAGCCCGCGTGCGGATGTACAGGTCGTCACCCATTTGCCACACCGTGGTGTCTGGCACGTTGCCGGTGGTTTTGAGCTGTTTGGCCTCCTTGGGTGGAACGCCATCGAGAAACCCCTGCAGCACCCGATCGTGCAAGCCGATACGGACCTCGGGAGCGGCGCCTGGCTGAGCACCTGGCCCACGCCTAGGCACACGCAAGTCCAGGCGAGCGTCCACTGCCCACGTCTGGGCCTTGGTATCCGACTCCCCGCTGCTGACGTAGAGCATGATCGGCACGGCCAAACCTTTCAGGTAAACCGTGACGTTTCCGCTGGCAAACGGCTTTTCGGCGTACAAGACCATGACCGGGCTATTGGGCACGTAATACGGCGTGATATCGGGGTTGCCACTGATGGGCGCGGCGCCCAGGTTCCACGGCGCGCCGGTACTGTCGATAAAGGTCAAGGAAGTGGGGTAGTTCACCGCCGTGCGCACCAGCGGCAAACTGGCCCCCGGCGACAGATTCACCGTTTGTGCGCTGATTCTCGGCACAATGGCGACCTGCGGAGAGGCCATGGCCTTGTCAACCTCTCCAACCTGCCCGCGCAGTTGCCGAATCTCTTGGGGAGTCAGCGGAGAAACGCTGTCCTGAGCCTTTTGAAAAAGCTCGGATGGCGGCGGAGGGAGCGGATCATTTCCAGACGGTTGCTGAGCGGGTGCTGCATTCACATGGCCATTACCTTGTGCCGGCGATCCGGCTTTCTGTGCTGCTGGGTTTACACCCACGCCCGTAGCCCAGCCCGAAGGTGCAGCCCCCGCAGCAGGCGTCACAGGGGCAGAGGGGGGAACCGCAGATTTAGCCGGAGCGGCCTCTGGGCTGACAGTTTCATCCGCCCAGGCGTAGCCGCTTGCCGCTAGCCATAGGGCCAGCGCAATTGAAGTTTTCATAGGAGGTTCCTGTCTAGCGGAGCCGATTAAACGCGCACCAAATGCACCAGTGCGTATCAGTTAGCGTTGGTAGTAATCACTTGCGTGACTTCCAATCCTGCGTTTTTCACGCGTACGTCCGTCTGCTGAATGCGCAGAGTAAAAATGAAGCGCTGAGGCGGACTGCCGGATTGTTGACCATCCAGCTTCAAAGTCACGGGGTACTGGTACTCCCAGGCAAACTTGTCCCCGATCGTCCCACTACCGCGAATCACACCTGGGCCAACGTCTACCCAGAGGTTCATGCGCTGATCCTTGACCGCTTTGAGCAGGTTCGAGGCCACCAAGGCTTTGTAATAGTCCTGGAAGCCCACTTCCGAGTAGCGCTCGCCCAGTTGGGTCATCTGATCGCGGTAATGCACGAAGTCCAGAGTGAAGCTCTGGCGAATGGTGTCGGCCCCAAAGGCCGACACGTCACGCCTGCTATGCCCTGGTTTGTCCGTAGGGATGATCTTGGTCACGCGACCACCCTCGGCCGCGAAGTACTTCACCGGAGGATGGGCGACCTGCCAGCCCAAGTAGCCATTCACGCTGACCGACAGCACCAGTGCCGGTGCCATCCAGAGCACTGCGGTCAGACAGCGATGGGCGAATGCCGCACCTAACGCACGGTCACGCTGCAACTGCATGGCATGCTCGAACGTGTGCTGATCTTCCGCCGTGGGGAGGTGAGGTATTTCCAGAGACTCTTCCACGGGCAGCAACTTCTCTGATGAGTCAGTCACAATGAACCTCCTACCGACTGCCAAGGGTCCGAGCCGCTGGGGATGTGGCTGTTGATCTTGTCCACCGCCGCCTGGCATACCTGATCGGCCACCTGGTTCATCAGGTCTTCCAGGCTTGGAAACGAGGGAAGGCTGATGCTGGTGGTGCGAATGCGCGACAAGCAATCCTGGAGTTCGTCTGAGACGGTGCGCTCGCGCTCTGCCCACACGTCCGACGCCTTCTTGGCCCGCTCATACGCAGTCTGACTGCCCACACTGGCCGCTTGTCCTGAGCGGCACACCGCTGCGCTTCCCACAGCGGGCAGGCAGCACACGACCATCAGCAGTGCACCGCACATGCTTTTCTTCATGATGAGTTCCTTTGCTGTTTGCGTTTTACACCGGGCGTGGATCGCTCGGCTGTGCTGACGGTGCCGCTGTGGGAGCTGACTTTGGGAGGGTGTTTTCCTCTTTCCAGCGCTGATCGAAGCCCAATAGGGCATGCAAGGTCGGGGGCACCTCGCCAGGTGCGTCAAGCTTGCCAATGCGCACAGCGCTGTCGCCTTCGAGCTTGAAGGCAATGTGCTCTCTCGAAACCGGCTCGCCACCAGAGCGGTTGATGCCATTGCCCGTGCCGATCGGCAGCAGGCCCTCGGGGGTAATGGCGTTAAACACCATCGAAGGCCCATCGTCACGGCCTGGCAAACTCACCAATACATGCTGAATCTGATCCCCCTGACGCACCACACCTTGCAGGTAGGGACCATCGCCGCGCACCAGGTACATGTCCAGATGGCCATCCTGTGACCAACTGCTGATGACGGGTTGTCCCGCTGTGTTGTTGGGGTCGATCGGCGGCCGAGGGGCTGACAGCTCGTCACCCGTTTTTGCGCTGCCTTCACCGTTTGGGGTCAACCAATACAGGCCATCCGTGGGTGGCGTGGGCAAGGGAACCTCCACACCCAGTTGCGCAAGCCAGGCTTGTTGCACCACGGCGAAACGCCCGGCGTCATAGGCGCCGAGTTTGACGCCCTCATCCTGGCCAGAACGTACTGCGGGGTTACCCTCTACCTTTAGGGCCCATTGGTTGCGATGGACGTCTTTATCGTCGTAACCCACGGTGACGCCCTGATCGTTTTTGCGGGGAACCTTGACGGTAACCGGAAAATTGCCCAGCCACTGCAACGTCACCATCTTGCCTGGCTGCACACGGGTTTGGCGCAGCAGCCCCGCCAGCTCCTTGCCCCAAAAAGTCTGAACACCGTTCTTGGTACGCAGTGTAATGAAGGTGCTCTCGGGCTTGTCTGGCTCAAAACGAAACGGCTTCTGGCCAAATTTGAGGATCTTGCCTGTCACGCCATCCTTGGCCGCCTGGAAAGGCTGATGGATGGCGGGCGACACCTGCTGATTCGCTGACGTTGCAGGCTGATCCGATGCTGGAGCTGCCGAGGGCGGATTGATGACCGGTGCGTCGGGCTGTGCCGGTGGTGCAGGTTGAACCAGTGGCCGCTGCAGACCCTCAACCTCCAGCGGCTGATAAGCAGTACTCGCCGTCGCGGGCGCAGACGAATGCACCGGTGCCGGCGCGGCTTGTTGAGGTTGCGGTGCCGAGGGCTTCGCCTGTGCCGGCTGTGGACCACCATACGGCGGTGGGGTATCACCATGAATGGCATCAAGCGTTACAGGTGGCTGCTTCAACGCGTTACGGGCATCGTCCAGCAACATTTGCTGCGCAGGGTTCTTCATCTCCACATTGATCTGGTGCTGAGCAATCAGCTCGATGGCTTTTGCCTTGAATTCGTCACTGCCGGTCAGTTCGATGCGCCCCCGGTAGAACTGTGCTGCCGTGAGCAACGCAGCTATTACCTTCTCATCTTCCTGACCTGCGCCTTGGACCATCTCCAGGCGCGACCCACGGTCAACGAAAGCAGGCTCGGCATCGAGCTTGTAGAGCACCGAATTGTCACCTTGAACCTCGCGGCTGATGCGGGCCAACAGAGCGTCTTTGTCGATGTTGCTGGCTTGCAGTTGTGGCTCGTCGGCACCTATCGGAGCCCCTACGAAGATAGCATCCGGCACGACCGCCGGGCCGGTCTTGCGTGCTGCGGTGAAACGACGCGGCAGGGCCCCTAACACCGGAGCCTCAACGTCTGGAAGGCTTTCATTGGCTTCGTTTTGAGCAGGCCCTGCCGGTGCGATTATCGGTTGATCCTCAGCGACGGGGGAAGTGTCAGGATCAGCCTCTACTGACGCCTGTTGTTTAGCAGGAGGCGCAGCTGGTTGGGCAGCTTCATCTGACATGTCGGTCACAGGCGCTGATGCAGGCTGTGGCCCCTCTACAGGCAAGGCTTCGGGCAACGCGGTCGGCGGTGTTTTCTCAGGCTCAATCACCGCCGCAGGTTGCTGAACAGGCGCGTCCGCAGTGCTGACGGCCAATGGTGCTTCGGGCACTGGAGCCGATGCAGGCTGCGGCCCCTCTACAGGCAAGGCTTCGGGCAACGCGGTCGGCGGTGTTTTCTCAGGCTCAATCACCGCCGCAGGTTGCTGAACAGGCGCGTCCGCAGTGCTGACGGCCAATGGTGCTTCGGGCACTGGAGCCGATGCAGGCTGCGGCCCCTCTACAGGCAAGGCTTCGGGCAACGCGGTCGGCGGTGTTTTCTCAGGCTCAATCACCGCCGCAGGTTGCTGAACGGGCACGTCCGCAGTGCCGACGACCAATGGCACTTCGGTCACAGGCTCTACAGGCAGGGTACTTGACTGATCAAGCCTCGCTGCGACTTCATCACGAATTGACTGGTAGGTTTCTTGCGAAACCTCCAGGCCCGCCTTTTTGAAAGCACTTTTTAATTCCGGCCAGGTTTTTGCCGCGTTAGTAGTGATGACGCGAACACTCTCATCAAGCACAGGCATATAGCGGTGGATTTCAATTGCGGCTCCCTCCAGCGCATACCGTTGGGAGTGCTCAAGTTCAAGTGCCGCCTTCAAGCCATCAATGGGCGTAAAGCGCTCAGCCTCAGCGAGGTCTGCGGCCTTGAACGCCTGACCGTCCCAAACCATCCCGTTGTCTGCATCCATTAAGATGAAGGTCTTGGCTTGCTTATCCTCACTCTCAGCCGTTGATGTTGGGTCGCCAGATTGCACCAGGTCGGCCTGCGGCTGCACCGCTTCATCCGGTATCGGCATGGCAGGTGCGACATCCTGTGCTTGGGTATTCGAATCTGTCGGCATGGCAGTTACCTCTTCATACTGTCGAATCAGGGGAGCGGTCTGTTCGCGTACCGCGTCCAGTCCTCGTGATTGGTGAAGGTCGTTAAAGTCCGTGAACCCACGGGCGATTTCAGCGTCGTTGAACGTTGGGTACATAACCTGGCCCCCCACCGCTATGGCCGCCTCATTGGCCATGATCAACCCCTTGTTCACGTCCTTGGCATGATCGAAATCCGCCATGAACAGGTGCCGACTGTCGGGATACTGCTGATGCAGCACCT contains:
- the traQ gene encoding conjugal transfer protein TraQ; this translates as MDGSTDAIQMLVNLSHNLLTSFVNFAFTLGSLFAVTGAVSYLATHASAARKAPGHAEGGGKVIAVLLLCGGLAGLDQMIGAAARQFGWQGATFDAISYVDVGTFGVAADAANAVLSLVRMLGVWFALQGMLSWKRSFKDGHTGLSASQDVSSGTLKFVLGVFCVCSPYLLSALQKSLGLL
- a CDS encoding DUF6750 family protein; the protein is MSKDVMLCAAVRLSVFKDGLRQRVLKCLTAAMAANPVLAFAGAAGADIAGMGDSAAVGATSLKKSALTIAQFAGVIFVIGGLVAAKNKKDNPQIKIGAIIASILFGVCLVVVPEIIKRSQAQVGLSPVDVG
- a CDS encoding DotI/IcmL family type IV secretion protein, which translates into the protein MTDSSEKLLPVEESLEIPHLPTAEDQHTFEHAMQLQRDRALGAAFAHRCLTAVLWMAPALVLSVSVNGYLGWQVAHPPVKYFAAEGGRVTKIIPTDKPGHSRRDVSAFGADTIRQSFTLDFVHYRDQMTQLGERYSEVGFQDYYKALVASNLLKAVKDQRMNLWVDVGPGVIRGSGTIGDKFAWEYQYPVTLKLDGQQSGSPPQRFIFTLRIQQTDVRVKNAGLEVTQVITTNAN
- the traO gene encoding conjugal transfer protein TraO, with the protein product MANENDAKRDMKLTAALVGGALVVVFGGAYYLWDWLARPEPAQSKVDLGRVAQASRSHSTESPAYRDLLKQYNEEGASTAKNENSSFIASMPMEQTSVMLPVTKAKPAPQAEPTARRSHTRQDENSKDSEKKEDPRLKALLERINPEKKAEERQSGLVFAHVLGGTNALNGSGDTTTGSAGGYDGWSETLPGGAKLKTASMNSTAEPYSPVEVVPPYWRGAGVIDIGVDSDNSTTPVLGKLSGPYAGAVLKAPEGARLAGDGVVIHFTEMAFKGVNYKVDAYALQDDTLLANVASEVNHRYMSRIVLPAVLGGIGNISDMYSQANTQVLSNGFSTQTARPGMPDGTAVAGTILGGAAGQAAKVLTDDAARTPATQVNVFKGQVVAIQFMRGVYAGDAVAPGRSGETVQPAAPAQAVMSAQPQSPAQPLTPDQWRAQTQTRIQAQRKLQESQQ
- a CDS encoding LPD7 domain-containing protein — translated: MQISDLINLTTMVAEGLHDRSRSQQNFPASDNAQFKIETAPRTSEYPVWLAVPPDDRDKARLSAGRLSDGRAAIAWNKEEKLWFARPGCDLDRITDWLPDPSRRAGGGDAESEFLDVLTQAGLVVKGMPVMNGSRQRVATVDDKHGKKSGVYCGFLDRRPAGWFINYHRADSPKDVTNWTATGGESDPITRLHIRAGAKQAQEDAARDRAVTYAKQTLAAKRLYDRLPAADPAHPYLVRKGIPPTPDIRQTRNGALVVPFFNASGTFKTLQYIPPEGEKFLFKDAPKQEHFLVVGGPLDPVNPILYAEGYATARSLNLATGLPVVMTIDAGNMVAVAKVLHQQYPDSRHLFMADFDHAKDVNKGLIMANEAAIAVGGQVMYPTFNDAEIARGFTDFNDLHQSRGLDAVREQTAPLIRQYEEVTAMPTDSNTQAQDVAPAMPIPDEAVQPQADLVQSGDPTSTAESEDKQAKTFILMDADNGMVWDGQAFKAADLAEAERFTPIDGLKAALELEHSQRYALEGAAIEIHRYMPVLDESVRVITTNAAKTWPELKSAFKKAGLEVSQETYQSIRDEVAARLDQSSTLPVEPVTEVPLVVGTADVPVQQPAAVIEPEKTPPTALPEALPVEGPQPASAPVPEAPLAVSTADAPVQQPAAVIEPEKTPPTALPEALPVEGPQPASAPVPEAPLAVSTADAPVQQPAAVIEPEKTPPTALPEALPVEGPQPASAPVTDMSDEAAQPAAPPAKQQASVEADPDTSPVAEDQPIIAPAGPAQNEANESLPDVEAPVLGALPRRFTAARKTGPAVVPDAIFVGAPIGADEPQLQASNIDKDALLARISREVQGDNSVLYKLDAEPAFVDRGSRLEMVQGAGQEDEKVIAALLTAAQFYRGRIELTGSDEFKAKAIELIAQHQINVEMKNPAQQMLLDDARNALKQPPVTLDAIHGDTPPPYGGPQPAQAKPSAPQPQQAAPAPVHSSAPATASTAYQPLEVEGLQRPLVQPAPPAQPDAPVINPPSAAPASDQPATSANQQVSPAIHQPFQAAKDGVTGKILKFGQKPFRFEPDKPESTFITLRTKNGVQTFWGKELAGLLRQTRVQPGKMVTLQWLGNFPVTVKVPRKNDQGVTVGYDDKDVHRNQWALKVEGNPAVRSGQDEGVKLGAYDAGRFAVVQQAWLAQLGVEVPLPTPPTDGLYWLTPNGEGSAKTGDELSAPRPPIDPNNTAGQPVISSWSQDGHLDMYLVRGDGPYLQGVVRQGDQIQHVLVSLPGRDDGPSMVFNAITPEGLLPIGTGNGINRSGGEPVSREHIAFKLEGDSAVRIGKLDAPGEVPPTLHALLGFDQRWKEENTLPKSAPTAAPSAQPSDPRPV
- a CDS encoding DotH/IcmK family type IV secretion protein — protein: MKTSIALALWLAASGYAWADETVSPEAAPAKSAVPPSAPVTPAAGAAPSGWATGVGVNPAAQKAGSPAQGNGHVNAAPAQQPSGNDPLPPPPSELFQKAQDSVSPLTPQEIRQLRGQVGEVDKAMASPQVAIVPRISAQTVNLSPGASLPLVRTAVNYPTSLTFIDSTGAPWNLGAAPISGNPDITPYYVPNSPVMVLYAEKPFASGNVTVYLKGLAVPIMLYVSSGESDTKAQTWAVDARLDLRVPRRGPGAQPGAAPEVRIGLHDRVLQGFLDGVPPKEAKQLKTTGNVPDTTVWQMGDDLYIRTRADIRDEFESTLSSADGTHLWKLPVTPYVSFSVMGHTAALNVALE
- the traP gene encoding conjugal transfer protein TraP yields the protein MSEFSPAEPKASTIEMPAPTQAPSRSVWQRPIVMGLSLPWLIGIALLLALVGWYLFAREENPSVNRLAFENDLEQQPLPAEQSSTHPVAAAAESDLGQFKNEVAAMIGGVRTYAEVNRTAIQRLSETIKTQGVAQQALQQQLAEAQAQNSVLSARLSFLEGRPGATTTTQQASKPVAKTRSPLNGMRVQAIQNGMAWVYWQDKTWAVSPGEKLGQVTVTGINPQAREVLTSAGTIK